From Gammaproteobacteria bacterium, a single genomic window includes:
- a CDS encoding 16S rRNA (uracil(1498)-N(3))-methyltransferase, producing the protein MRLIRIYYPETTESGNQIFIEGDQAHYLRNVLRIKIGQQINFFNNVGKEYSIEIQEISKKGIQAKFINEVAPNPKSKLEITLVQSLSKGERMDYTVQKATELGIHKIIPIFSEFCEVKLPANRVEKKLKHWQSIAINASEQSYRPDIPEICNPISLAEYCNQQRKGILLEPEKSRTISELAKLQWQKFDIVVGPEGGWSPKDLQQLESTGLTPIQFGQRILRTETVAPAILAAIHSLWGDFV; encoded by the coding sequence ATGCGATTGATAAGAATTTATTATCCTGAAACAACTGAAAGCGGCAATCAGATATTCATAGAGGGCGATCAAGCTCATTATCTGCGTAATGTATTGCGCATTAAGATTGGACAACAAATCAACTTTTTCAACAATGTTGGTAAAGAATATTCCATTGAGATTCAAGAAATTAGCAAAAAAGGAATACAGGCAAAATTTATCAATGAAGTAGCTCCAAATCCAAAATCAAAGCTGGAAATCACGTTAGTGCAAAGTCTGAGTAAAGGCGAACGCATGGATTACACCGTACAAAAAGCCACCGAACTTGGCATCCACAAAATCATACCAATTTTCAGCGAATTTTGTGAAGTTAAACTTCCAGCTAATCGTGTAGAGAAAAAACTCAAACACTGGCAAAGCATTGCAATTAATGCCAGTGAGCAGAGTTATCGTCCCGATATTCCTGAAATTTGTAATCCCATCAGCTTAGCAGAATATTGCAATCAACAACGCAAAGGAATTTTACTCGAACCGGAAAAAAGCCGAACTATTTCAGAGCTGGCAAAACTGCAATGGCAAAAATTTGACATTGTTGTTGGTCCCGAAGGTGGCTGGTCTCCGAAAGATTTACAACAACTGGAATCAACAGGCTTAACTCCAATTCAATTCGGCCAAAGAATTTTGCGAACAGAAACCGTAGCACCTGCTATTTTGGCAGCGATTCACAGTTTATGGGGAGATTTTGTTTAG
- the glmS gene encoding glutamine--fructose-6-phosphate transaminase (isomerizing): MCGIVAASARRNIVDIILTGLKTLEYRGYDSAGIAINTDSELEIRKKAGKLNNLIVELQEHPVSGNSGIGHTRWATHGEPTNNNAHPHDSEQTIAVVHNGIIENYLPLKKMLQEQGYQFKSDTDTETLVHLIHYYQKEFGFVKACHKAIRQLDGAYAVAITNSAEPETIIGARKGSPLIVGLGQGENFIASDVQALINETKQFHYLEEGDIVEITPDRCQIYDENDKPTERELKTVELSAEALSKDGFEHYMLKEIHEQPTAVANTLQDRLYDGAVCDDFIEDSLEKILNDVEQIHIIACGTSYHAGLIAKYWLESIARIPTQVEIASEYRYRNPVIPKNSLFLTISQSGETADSLAALRFAKKQNNYLATLAICNVQNSTLDRESDYCLMTRAGPEIGVASTKALTTQMSVLALLTLKFAEINGIDSDLRCNLAKQLRTLPGVINQALLLNDKIIKIAEKISHRSSALFLGRGVHYPIALEGALKLKEISYIHAEGYPAGELKHGPLALVDKDMPVIAVCPNDTLLEKLKSNIEEVRARGGELFVFVDHKGNHGLNKNDLHLIELEASGEFISPIVFNIPLQLLSYHVALLLGHDVDQPRNLAKSVTVE; the protein is encoded by the coding sequence ATGTGTGGAATTGTTGCGGCATCAGCCAGACGAAATATTGTTGACATTATTTTAACCGGATTAAAAACTCTTGAGTACAGAGGATATGACTCAGCCGGGATTGCAATAAATACTGATTCCGAACTGGAAATTCGTAAAAAAGCAGGCAAACTCAATAATCTGATCGTTGAATTACAAGAACATCCGGTATCAGGAAATTCCGGTATCGGACACACCCGTTGGGCAACTCACGGTGAACCAACAAACAATAACGCTCACCCGCATGATTCCGAGCAGACAATTGCAGTTGTTCACAATGGAATAATTGAAAACTATTTACCATTAAAGAAAATGCTCCAAGAACAAGGTTATCAGTTTAAATCAGATACCGACACCGAAACATTAGTGCATTTGATTCATTATTACCAAAAGGAATTTGGATTCGTAAAAGCCTGCCATAAAGCCATTCGACAACTGGACGGTGCGTATGCGGTCGCAATCACAAATAGTGCTGAACCGGAAACAATTATCGGTGCCAGAAAAGGCAGTCCCCTCATCGTCGGATTGGGTCAAGGTGAAAATTTCATTGCCTCAGATGTTCAGGCCTTAATCAATGAAACCAAACAATTTCACTATCTTGAAGAAGGAGATATTGTCGAAATCACACCGGATCGGTGCCAAATATACGATGAAAATGATAAACCAACAGAACGAGAATTAAAAACAGTAGAGTTATCCGCTGAAGCGTTGAGCAAAGATGGTTTTGAACACTATATGCTCAAAGAAATCCATGAACAACCAACTGCTGTTGCCAATACATTACAAGACCGTTTGTATGATGGTGCGGTTTGTGATGATTTCATTGAAGATTCACTGGAAAAAATATTGAATGACGTCGAGCAAATTCATATCATTGCTTGTGGAACATCTTATCATGCCGGCTTAATTGCCAAATATTGGCTGGAATCGATCGCTCGAATCCCTACCCAAGTGGAAATTGCCAGCGAATATCGTTACAGAAACCCTGTTATTCCAAAAAACAGTTTATTTTTAACAATTTCGCAATCCGGTGAAACTGCGGATTCACTCGCTGCTTTAAGATTTGCAAAAAAACAAAACAATTATCTGGCAACTTTAGCTATCTGCAATGTGCAAAACTCAACATTGGACAGAGAAAGTGATTATTGCTTAATGACACGTGCCGGACCTGAAATTGGTGTGGCGTCGACCAAAGCATTAACAACACAAATGTCTGTTTTGGCTCTTTTAACACTTAAGTTTGCAGAGATTAATGGTATAGATTCTGACTTAAGATGTAATCTTGCCAAACAACTTCGTACATTACCGGGAGTGATTAATCAGGCATTGCTTTTAAATGACAAAATTATCAAAATTGCAGAAAAAATATCTCACCGCAGCAGTGCTTTATTTCTAGGTCGTGGAGTGCATTATCCAATTGCTTTGGAAGGTGCTTTAAAACTCAAGGAAATTTCCTATATTCATGCCGAAGGTTATCCCGCCGGAGAGCTCAAACACGGTCCATTGGCACTGGTTGATAAAGATATGCCGGTGATTGCTGTTTGTCCGAATGATACTTTGCTGGAAAAACTCAAATCCAATATTGAAGAAGTTCGTGCCAGAGGTGGAGAGCTTTTTGTATTTGTTGATCATAAAGGAAATCATGGTTTAAATAAAAATGATTTGCACTTGATTGAATTAGAAGCCAGTGGTGAATTTATTTCACCGATTGTTTTTAATATTCCATTGCAACTACTTTCCTATCACGTTGCTTTATTGTTAGGACACGATGTGGATCAGCCCAGAAATCTGGCAAAATCGGTGACTGTCGAATGA
- a CDS encoding YcgL domain-containing protein, which yields MICQIYRSDTKEGLYIYLSNNEQIEDLQPELLKLVGKYTHVMELDLNSRFQLAQADIQKVKQSLSENGYYLQFPPDPVKNVLKYT from the coding sequence ATGATTTGTCAAATCTATCGTTCCGACACAAAGGAAGGTTTGTACATTTATCTTAGCAATAATGAACAAATTGAGGATTTACAACCTGAATTGCTCAAACTCGTTGGCAAATATACACATGTGATGGAATTAGATTTGAACAGTCGCTTTCAATTGGCTCAAGCCGATATCCAAAAAGTGAAACAATCCTTATCGGAAAACGGTTATTATTTGCAGTTTCCACCTGATCCTGTCAAGAATGTATTGAAATACACATGA